The DNA sequence ATCCAAAAATCTTCGCACGTAAAACCTCTAAATTTTCAAAACAGTTAAGAAACCGCAGGCGACTTAATTCGCCGCCGTTCGTCTCATTTCATTGGCGGTTCTTATCTTCTGAAGCAGAATAAATTTTGTGGTGTGTCGGAGCAGCAGCCTTTCTTTCAGGTTTTCAGGACTGATGGTTCTGCCCATATCGCGAATAGCGTTGATCACCGGGCGTGGCACATCCGTTCTGTTATATAAGGAGATGTAAATCATCAGCCTGAACGAGTGCAGCAGATAGTTTCTGCGGATACGCTGCGACAAAGGGCTGTTATCCGTATTCGCAAGCAGCATGTCTACGGATTTAGAAAAGGCTTCATAACGCGCCTGGAAATAGTGTTCAGGTTTGTGACTGTTGGTCAGAGAACCGTTACGCACACGCTGCCTGTAGTAAGTTTCGCGGCTGACCCATGCCTGACCGGAATGCAGGAAGGCGCCCAGCGTGAAGCAGTGATCTTCGTGTACCCGATCCTGGAAAACCAGTTGATGCTTAAGAACTAAACTTCTTCTGACGATATAGTTCCACGCCGCAGAGGTGTAACGGCTGTTGGCCAGAAGAGAAGAAAGGACTTCGCGGGCCTGCGTCAGGCCGGACAGCGTATGCTGAACTTTAAACTGCGTTTTTTCAGGATGGCCATCGACAAAGGTTTTGGAGTTGAAGCAAAACAGGTCGGTTGCCGGATGGGCTTCGATGACTTCACTGAATTCGCGGAACATACCGTCGCCAACGATATCATCCGGATCGCAGAAGAAAAGGTACTCCCCTTCCGCTGCGGCAATCCCGGTATCTCTTGCCAGACCAGCACCCTGATTGTGCGAGTTGATGACTTTTATTGCGGCATTGCCAGCATAGTGCTGCTCAACAAGTTCGCCCGTGCCATCCGTTGAACCGTCGTTTACCACGATGATCTCGTGAGGAATGGAAACCTGTCCTGTGAGTGAGTCGATACATTCAATAATATACTCACGCACATTGAATGCCGGTATGATCACCGATAATAAAATGGAGTTCATTGGATTACCCTTGCTTTTTTAATATGAGGTATAAAACATATTATCCTTTAGCAATTAACCGTGAAAAGTACATTCCACCAATGATAATTGTCAGGAAAAACACTACTTTATAGGAATATTCTCACTCGTCCTGTCAATATCCTCAAAACGACCAATGAACACGTTCAACTGTGGTCACGTTTTATCCGATTATGACCCATGTGTCGTTGCCGATGCGGAAAAAACGGTAAATTGCTTTACAGTACTGACAAGGTTCCTGGACAGCTGAATAACAGAATTCCCGAGTGGAAAACAGAACGCGCTGGCGCGGAAAGGGAATTTTCTGATTTTTAGCGAAAGGGTGGACATTTTCTTAATGTATGCCGCTGACCTGCATCCTGGCAGGCTGACAGCACAATGAGCGGTATTTGCGAATGAGGTTTTTCTTATCGCAAATCCGTTCCCGAAAATATCAATTATCATATTGCCACCATTTCAATCAGTGTCGCAGCCAGGCCAATTGTCAAGATGCTATGAAAAAGTACCGCAATTACATCATGAGGTCTAGCACAATAAGATTGCACAGACTTTTTAGGAATTATCTCACAAGAAGTTAATTTTTAAGTTTTTTCGCAAAGAATCACCTGGTGTGATTATTTAACTTTTTTATCTGGCAGTCATAGCAACAATTCACCTTAACGTTTTCATCCCGTCATTATTATTAATAATGCAGTGAGAAAAATTATACTGGGGAGGCGACGAAACCAGACTACATCAGGCCTCAGACCGTTAAGTGCCTTACCGGCTAAGCATTTCATCTGGCACAATAAAACAGCAGGGATTTTAAGGAGGTTAATTAAACCAGGTGAAAGAAGAAGAATTACTCAGAAAAATTTTTTTGATCGTCCCAGCAGGATTATAAAGAAGATTCCTGTCTTAAATAATTCTATCACCGTCGTTGCTTTGATTATAACTATTTATCAACCTGCCTGAAAATTACTGTCGTGTTTTATCTTAAAAAAACGATAATCAGAAATATCCCTGGTTTCGCTCTTCTGCTTGTCCGATATCAATGCGTGGAGAATTTCAACCCGGCGCTCGTTTAGCGCCCGTCGTAACCGGTGAGTGCTTTTTGCAGCAAGGCTTTTTTGAAACTTGCGGCAAGTCTTCCTGTTTTACCTGTGACAGCCTCTGTACTGCTGCGTTACTATAGCGACATTCACAAGGCCCTGGAGCCCACAACCAGCGGCAACCGGCTTGCTGCCTGTTACGCCAGCGCCCCGCAAATAACCGCCACGTTGAAGTAAAAATCAGTGATGTTCAGACAACGCAAACGCGGGATTCAGAAATCGCAACTGACTTTATATTCAATGGACTGGAAAAGAAGACCTGATGATGACCACAGAAAACCTCTCTTCGCACACCCCCATGATGCAGCAGTATCTGCGCCTTAAGGCTGAGCATCCTGAGATCCTGCTGTTTTACCGAATGGGAGACTTCTACGAGCTGTTCTACGATGACGCCAAACGCGCCTCGCAGCTGCTGGAGATCTCGCTGACCAAACGCGGCGCTTCAGCCGGCGAACCGATCCCGATGGCGGGCGTGCCACATCATGCCGTTGAGAACTATCTGGCCAAACTGGTTCAGCTTGGCGAATCGGTAGCCATCTGTGAACAGGTTGGCGATCCGGCGCTGAGCAAAGGACCGGTTGAACGCAAAGTGGTGCGTATCGTCACGCCAGGCACGATCAGCGATGAAGCGCTGCTTCAGGAGCGCCAGGACAACCTGCTGGCCGCTATCTGGCAGGGCGCGCGCGGCTTTGGTTACGCCACGCTGGATATCAGCTCCGGCCGCTTCCGCCTGGCTGAGCCTTCCGATCTGGAAACGATGGCGGCAGAACTCCAGCGTACCAATCCCGCCGAGCTGCTTTATTCAGAAGACTTTGCCGCCATGTCGCTGATCGAGAATCGCCGTGGCCTGCGTCGCCGCCCTTTATGGGAATTTGAAGTCGACACCGCTCGCCAGCAGCTCAACATGCAGTTTGGCACCCGCGATCTTACCGGCTTTGGCGTGGAGCAGGCTCAGCTTGCCCTGCGCGCCGCTGGCTGCCTGCTGCAATACGTTAAAGATACGCAACGCACCTCGTTGCCGCATATCCGCTCGCTGACCATGGAGCGCCAGCAGGATGGCATCATTATGGATGCCGCTACTCGCCGCAATCTGGAGATTACCCAGAACCTGGCTGGCGGCATTGAGAACACGCTGGCATCGGTACTGGATAAAACCGTCACGCCGATGGGCAGCCGCATGCTCAAACGCTGGCTGCATATGCCGATCCGCGATACAAAAACGCTGAGCAATCGCCAGCAAAGTATCGGCGCGCTTCAGGATTTCTCTGCTGAATTCACTCCCCTGCTGCGCCAGGTTGGCGACCTGGAACGTATTCTGGCAAGGCTGGCATTGCGTACGGCGCGTCCTCGCGATCTGGCAAGAATGCGCCACGCGTTCCAACAGCTTCCACAGCTTGATGCCCTGCTGATTGACAGCGAAACGCCTCATCTGCAAACGCTGCGTCAGCAAATGGGTCAGTTTGACGAGCTGCGCGATCTGCTGGAACGTGCCGTGGTTGAATCGCCGCCGGTGCTGGTTCGCGACGGCGGCGTCATTGCGCCAGGCTATAACGCCGAGCTGGACGAATGGCGAGCGCTGGCCGACGGCGCCACGGACTATCTTGATCGTCTGGAAATTCGCGAGCGGGAAAAGCTGGGGCTGGATACGCTGAAGGTGGGCTTTAATGCCGTACACGGTTATTACATTCAGGTCAGCCGTGGGCAGAGCCATCTGGTGCCGATTAACTATGTGCGCCGCCAGACGCTGAAGAATGCCGAACGCTATATTATTCCTGAGCTGAAGGAATATGAAGACAAGGTGCTGACCTCAAAAGGCAAAGCGCTGGCGTTGGAAAAAGGGCTTTATGAAGAGCTGTTCGATCTGCTGCTGCCGCATCTGGAAGCATTGCAGGACAGTGCCGCCGCGCTGGCGGAACTGGACGTGTTGGCGAACCTGGCGGAGCGTGCCTGGACACTGAATTTTAACTGCCCAACGTTTGCCGACAAGCCCGGCATCAAGCTGACCGGCGGCCGTCATCCGGTAGTCGAGCAGGTGCTGAAAGAGCCGTTTATCGCCAATCCGCTTTCGCTCTCGCCACAGCGTCGTATGTTGGTGATTACCGGGCCGAATATGGGCGGTAAGAGCACCTATATGCGCCAGGCCGCGCTGATTGCGCTGATTGCCTATATCGGCAGCTACGTGCCGGCAGAAGAAGCGGTACTGGGCCCAATCGATCGCATTTTTACCCGCGTCGGCGCCGCAGACGATCTGGCTTCCGGCCGTTCGACCTTTATGGTGGAAATGACCGAAACCGCCAATATTCTGCACAACGCCACGGAACACAGTTTGGTGCTGATGGATGAGATCGGGCGCGGCACGTCCACTTATGACGGCTTGTCGCTGGCCTGGGCCTGTGCAGAAAGCCTGGCAAACCGCATTAAGGCCATGACGCTGTTTGCCACGCACTACTTCGAGCTGACCACGCTACCGGAGAAGATGGAGGGCGTCGCTAACGTGCATCTGGATGCTATAGAGCACGGTGACACCATCGCCTTTATGCATAGCGTGCAGGATGGCGCAGCCAGTAAAAGTTACGGTTTAGCCGTTGCCGCGCTGGCAGGTGTGCCAAAAGAAGTGATCAAGCGTGCGCGTCAAAAGTTGAAGGAGCTGGAAACGATGTCTGGCAATGCGGCCGCCACTAAAGCCGATGGCCCACAGCTGCCGCTGCTGGTGGAGGAAACGTCCCCGGCCGTTGAAGCGTTAGAAGCGCTGGATCCCGATTCGCTGTCGCCACGTCAGGCGCTGGAGTGGATTTACCGTCTGAAAGCGCTGGTTTAAATCTGGAAGTGGCCTGCTACGCAGGCTGTTTTAGTAGCTAATACGGATTTACAGGCAATAAAAAAGCGGTGGCTTTCGCCACCGCTTCTCGCATCTACATCGAAAGCGCCTTGCTTATTCGCGGAACAAGGCTTCAATATTCAGTCCCTGAGCCTGCAGGATTTCCCGCAGACGACGCAGACCTTCAACCTGAATCTGACGGACACGTTCGCGAGTCAGACCGATTTCGCGGCCCACATCTTCTAACGTAGCGGCTTCATAGCCCAACAGGCCGAAGCGACGCGCCAGAACCTCACGCTGTTTGGCGTTCAGTTCGAACAGCCATTTGACGATGCTTTGCTTCATATCATCGTCCTGGGTGGTATCTTCCGGGCCGTTATCTTTCTCGTCGGCCAGGATATCCAGCAGCGCTTTCTCAGAATCTCCGCCTAACGGCGTATCAACTGATGTAATGCGTTCGTTGAGACGCAGCATACGGCTGACATCATCAACGGGTTTATCAAGCTGCTCGGCAATTTCTTCTGCGCTTGGTTCGTGATCCAGCTTGTGGGCCAGTTCGCGAGCAGTACGCAGATAGACGTTCAGCTCTTTAACAATGTGAATTGGCAGGCGAATCGTACGGGTTTGGTTCATGATAGCCCGTTCGATGGTCTGACGAATCCACCAGGTAGCGTAAGTAGAGAAACGGAATCCTCTTTCAGGATCAAATTTCTCTACCGCGCGGATTAAGCCGAGGTTACCTTCCTCAATCAGATCCAGCAAAGCCAGACCACGATTGCTGTAACGACGGGCAATCTTCACTACCAGACGTAAGTTACTTTCAATCATACGGCGACGGGACGGAACGTCCCCACGCAGTGCACGACGAGCGAAGAATACCTCTTCCTCAGCCGTGAGGAGCGGAGAATAACCAATCTCTCCCAGGTAAAGCTGCGTTGCATCTAATACACGTTGCGTAGCGCCTTGCGACAACAGCTCTTCTTCAGCTATATCGTTATCAGCAGGTTCGTTTCCGACAAGAGCCTTCTCATCAAAAATCTCAGCTCCGTTTTCGTCGAATTCCGCGTCTTCATGTAACTCATTAACTTTCAGCGTATTCTGGCTCATAAGCGGCTCCTACCCGTGATCCCAGGGCAGAACACCAGGGTTCTGCCGGATTATCGCTGCGGTAAATAACGCAACGGGTTTACGGATTTCCCCTTGTAACGAATTTCAAAATGCAATCTAACCGAACTCGTGCCGGTACTGCCCATGGTCGCAATCTTCTGACCCGCTTTAACTTCTTGCTGCTCGCGGACCAGCATCGTGTCGTTATGGGCGTATGCACTCAGGTAATCATCATTATGTTTGATGATAATCAAGTTACCGTAACCGCGTAACGCATTCCCGGCATAAACAACGCGCCCTGAGGCGGTTGAGACGACGGGTTGCCCTCGCGATCCCGCGATATCAATACCTTTATTGCCACCTTCGGAAGCAGAGAAGTTATCAATGATCTTCCCGTCAGTCGGCCAACGCCAGCTTCCCACTGGAGTACTGCTGTTCGTTGTACTGCTGACGGTCGGTGCGGTAACCGGCGCTGTTGTCGTTGCAACAGTATTAGTGCCGGATGAAGGTAACATTTTGCCTTCACTTGGTTTACCTGAATCCTCAGAATACGTAATAACTGGCTGGTGCGCAACCGTTGCGCCTTTCATTTGTGAAGTGGTCGGCTGAGTCGGTACGCCACCCGATGTGGCATCGGCTGCGGTAATTGCGTTGCCGCCAGTGAGGGTACCACCGGAGCCATTACTAACCTGCAACTGCTGGCCCACGTTGAGACTGTATGGCGCAGTGACGTTATTTCGTTCCGCTAAATCGCGGAAATCGTTCCCGGTAATCCAGGCAATATAGAACAGCGTATCACCGCGTTTAACGGTATAAGTTTGTCCGCTGTAGCTACCTTTAGGAATATTCCCATACGCGCGGTTGTACACGATGCGACCATTTTGTGTAACAACGTTTTCACTTTGACCGGAGGCTACGGGAGCAGATGAACGCGTGGAGATCGCCGGAGGACGGCCAATCAGCCCACCGCCGCCTTCGCTGGTTTGCGCA is a window from the Pantoea sp. CCBC3-3-1 genome containing:
- a CDS encoding glycosyltransferase; this encodes MNSILLSVIIPAFNVREYIIECIDSLTGQVSIPHEIIVVNDGSTDGTGELVEQHYAGNAAIKVINSHNQGAGLARDTGIAAAEGEYLFFCDPDDIVGDGMFREFSEVIEAHPATDLFCFNSKTFVDGHPEKTQFKVQHTLSGLTQAREVLSSLLANSRYTSAAWNYIVRRSLVLKHQLVFQDRVHEDHCFTLGAFLHSGQAWVSRETYYRQRVRNGSLTNSHKPEHYFQARYEAFSKSVDMLLANTDNSPLSQRIRRNYLLHSFRLMIYISLYNRTDVPRPVINAIRDMGRTISPENLKERLLLRHTTKFILLQKIRTANEMRRTAAN
- the mutS gene encoding DNA mismatch repair protein MutS, which gives rise to MMTTENLSSHTPMMQQYLRLKAEHPEILLFYRMGDFYELFYDDAKRASQLLEISLTKRGASAGEPIPMAGVPHHAVENYLAKLVQLGESVAICEQVGDPALSKGPVERKVVRIVTPGTISDEALLQERQDNLLAAIWQGARGFGYATLDISSGRFRLAEPSDLETMAAELQRTNPAELLYSEDFAAMSLIENRRGLRRRPLWEFEVDTARQQLNMQFGTRDLTGFGVEQAQLALRAAGCLLQYVKDTQRTSLPHIRSLTMERQQDGIIMDAATRRNLEITQNLAGGIENTLASVLDKTVTPMGSRMLKRWLHMPIRDTKTLSNRQQSIGALQDFSAEFTPLLRQVGDLERILARLALRTARPRDLARMRHAFQQLPQLDALLIDSETPHLQTLRQQMGQFDELRDLLERAVVESPPVLVRDGGVIAPGYNAELDEWRALADGATDYLDRLEIREREKLGLDTLKVGFNAVHGYYIQVSRGQSHLVPINYVRRQTLKNAERYIIPELKEYEDKVLTSKGKALALEKGLYEELFDLLLPHLEALQDSAAALAELDVLANLAERAWTLNFNCPTFADKPGIKLTGGRHPVVEQVLKEPFIANPLSLSPQRRMLVITGPNMGGKSTYMRQAALIALIAYIGSYVPAEEAVLGPIDRIFTRVGAADDLASGRSTFMVEMTETANILHNATEHSLVLMDEIGRGTSTYDGLSLAWACAESLANRIKAMTLFATHYFELTTLPEKMEGVANVHLDAIEHGDTIAFMHSVQDGAASKSYGLAVAALAGVPKEVIKRARQKLKELETMSGNAAATKADGPQLPLLVEETSPAVEALEALDPDSLSPRQALEWIYRLKALV
- the rpoS gene encoding RNA polymerase sigma factor RpoS, giving the protein MSQNTLKVNELHEDAEFDENGAEIFDEKALVGNEPADNDIAEEELLSQGATQRVLDATQLYLGEIGYSPLLTAEEEVFFARRALRGDVPSRRRMIESNLRLVVKIARRYSNRGLALLDLIEEGNLGLIRAVEKFDPERGFRFSTYATWWIRQTIERAIMNQTRTIRLPIHIVKELNVYLRTARELAHKLDHEPSAEEIAEQLDKPVDDVSRMLRLNERITSVDTPLGGDSEKALLDILADEKDNGPEDTTQDDDMKQSIVKWLFELNAKQREVLARRFGLLGYEAATLEDVGREIGLTRERVRQIQVEGLRRLREILQAQGLNIEALFRE
- the nlpD gene encoding murein hydrolase activator NlpD, which encodes MSTGSPVLKLRRIAALSLVGFWLAGCSSNNSQAPISSVGGGNNAQTSEGGGGLIGRPPAISTRSSAPVASGQSENVVTQNGRIVYNRAYGNIPKGSYSGQTYTVKRGDTLFYIAWITGNDFRDLAERNNVTAPYSLNVGQQLQVSNGSGGTLTGGNAITAADATSGGVPTQPTTSQMKGATVAHQPVITYSEDSGKPSEGKMLPSSGTNTVATTTAPVTAPTVSSTTNSSTPVGSWRWPTDGKIIDNFSASEGGNKGIDIAGSRGQPVVSTASGRVVYAGNALRGYGNLIIIKHNDDYLSAYAHNDTMLVREQQEVKAGQKIATMGSTGTSSVRLHFEIRYKGKSVNPLRYLPQR